The Polypterus senegalus isolate Bchr_013 chromosome 1, ASM1683550v1, whole genome shotgun sequence genome includes a window with the following:
- the LOC120523396 gene encoding uncharacterized protein LOC120523396, with protein sequence MDHLLNEANEAGLSPGKMYILPSSFAGSPRNMPQNYQDAMAIVRKYGKPNLFITMTCNPKWEDTVNNLQHGQTVDGQPHLVARVFHLNLKALIDDICKKHIFGFLKAMVYVLQFQKRGLPHAHILLILKESCKPKNEELIDKIVSAEIPNIEITPRLHAIVTKHMIHGPCGALNPNSPCMTNDKCSKDFPKEFQIKTVANSNGYPKYKRRNTGQSIILNGKKIDNSWVVPYNPYLALKYNCYINVEVCASVKSIKYLFKYVYKGHDYANVVIQEQCAISFEDLRIVHGNVYPTFREGAKAKGLINDDQVWENTMEDAVQFLMPKQLRELFAYICVFASLQNMNDLILKYDQYLIEDLVHKHQQHNDDCTICRIFL encoded by the exons ATGGATCATTTACTTAATGAAGCCAATGAAGCAGGCCTGAGTCctggaaaaatgtatattttgcctTCTTCATTTGCAGGAAGCCCCAGAAACATGCCACAAAATTATCAAGATGCTATGGCAATTGTCAGAAAATATGGAAAACCTAATCTTTTTATTACAATGACATGCAATCCCAAATGGGAAGATACTGTAAATAACCTACAACATGGTCAAACTGTTGATGGACAACCACATTTAGTTGCAAGAGTATTTCACCTAAATCTGAAAGCTCTAATCGATGATAtctgtaaaaaacatatttttggattCCTAAAAGCAATGGTCTACGTGCTACAATTTCAAAAGAGAGGCTTACCACATGCTCACATACTTCTCATTCTTAAAGAAAGCTGTAAACCAAAAAATGAAGAACTGATAGATAAAATTGTCTCTGCTGAAATCCCTAATATAGAAATCACTCCTCGTTTACATGCAATTGTAACAAAACATATGATTCATGGACCATGTGGAGCACTCAATCCTAATTCTCCATGTATGACAAATGACAAATGCTCTAAGGATTTTCCGAAGGAATTCCAAATAAAAACTGTTGCTAACAGCAATGGCTATCCAAAGTACAAGAGAAGAAATACAGGGCAAAGTATAATTCTTAATGGAAAGAAAATTGATAACAGTTGGGTTGTACCATATAATCCTTACCTAGCCTTGAAGTACAATTGCTACATTAATGTTGAAGTTTGCGCATCAGTGAAAAGCATCAAATACCtttttaaatatgtgtacaaaggtCATGATTATGCTAATGTTGTTATTCAAGAGCAAT GTGCAatatcatttgaagatctgaggatAGTACATGGAAATGTCTATCCCACTTTCCGAGAGGGCGCCAAAGCTAAAGGGCTTATTAACGATGATCAAGTGTGGGAGAACACTATGGAAGATGCTGTACAATTCTTAATGCCTAAACAACTTAGGGAATTATTTGCATATATCTGCGTTTTTGCATCATTACAAAATATGAATGACCTTATCCTAAAATATGACCAATACCTCATTGAAGATTTAGTTCACAAACATCAACAACACAATGATGATTGCACAATATGTCGGATATTTCTTTAA